From Shewanella yunxiaonensis, the proteins below share one genomic window:
- a CDS encoding DUF2797 domain-containing protein: protein MLGTLDKMAVTLDDNGLAQYSLRVGAQQLPLNTLIGKKLSLNFTGRILCCNCGNRTKKSYAQGHCFVCMQKLASCDMCVMKPETCHYAQGTCREPQWGLEHCFVPHYVYLANTSGIKVGITRHTQLPTRWLDQGATQGMPLFRVNSRYLSGLIEVALAQLIADKTNWQAMLKSDNDPLDLKAEAEILLPQISAKLTELDGSKQFIIEPLNSAITDIRYPVTAYPSKIKSLNFDKDPCVSGTLMGIKGQYLIFDNGVINIRKFTAYEVDVSL, encoded by the coding sequence ATGTTAGGTACGCTGGATAAAATGGCCGTCACCCTGGATGACAATGGCCTTGCACAATATTCGCTGCGCGTGGGTGCGCAGCAACTACCCCTGAATACGCTTATCGGAAAAAAACTCTCGTTAAACTTTACTGGCCGCATCCTCTGTTGCAATTGTGGTAACCGCACCAAGAAAAGTTACGCTCAAGGTCACTGCTTTGTCTGTATGCAGAAATTGGCCAGTTGCGATATGTGTGTGATGAAACCCGAAACCTGCCATTACGCCCAAGGCACCTGTCGTGAGCCACAGTGGGGACTGGAGCATTGCTTTGTACCGCATTATGTTTATCTGGCGAATACTTCTGGAATTAAAGTCGGCATCACCCGTCATACTCAACTGCCAACCCGATGGCTGGATCAGGGTGCGACGCAGGGAATGCCATTGTTTCGGGTTAACTCGCGTTATTTGTCAGGTCTGATTGAAGTCGCACTGGCGCAACTCATCGCTGATAAAACCAATTGGCAGGCGATGCTTAAAAGCGATAATGACCCACTGGATTTAAAAGCAGAAGCTGAGATATTGCTGCCGCAGATCAGTGCCAAGCTGACTGAACTGGATGGTTCAAAGCAATTTATTATTGAACCGCTCAACAGTGCCATTACTGACATCCGTTATCCGGTCACGGCATACCCCAGCAAAATTAAATCGCTCAATTTTGATAAAGATCCGTGCGTCAGTGGCACCCTGATGGGGATCAAAGGCCAATATCTGATATTTGATAATGGTGTTATCAATATCCGTAAATTTACTGCCTATGAAGTCGACGTAAGTTTGTAA
- a CDS encoding carbon starvation CstA family protein: protein MNAIFLMLMGLGAMAIGYFVYSKFICEKIFKVDPNFVTPSHAMQDGVDYVPTNKYVLWGHHFTSVAGAAPIIGPAIAVIWGWVPAFLWVTLGTIFFAGVHDAGAIWASNRNKAKSIGAVTGDVIGSRARSIFMVVIFLVLLMVNAVFAVVIAKQLINFPSATVPVWGAIAVALIVGQLIYRQHINLLVVSVVGVIALYAMIYVGPMIPISLPEMVGPLTDNESWIILLFIYAAVASLLPVWMLLQPRDYINGIQLFIGLGLLYGAVIISGPDVVAPAFNTNVPEGTPSIVPLLFVTIACGAISGFHGLVASGTTSKQLDKEPDLRFVGYFGAIGEGSLALAAIIASTAGFATLADWQNVYHSFGQGGVGAFIRGGANILESGLGLDETMAQTLLTVMVVLFAGTTMDTGLRLQRYIFQEWGVIYKIGWMSKGSIATFLAVGSCLLLAFGAGGDGAGGLLIWPLFGTTNQLLGGLTLLVITVMLVKLGRPMIYTLAPLVFLLVMTISGLVIQLKGFYVKADWFLFTLDLIVLIAAIIITLECVATLTTTIKERKAQAQGD, encoded by the coding sequence ATGAATGCTATCTTTTTGATGTTAATGGGTTTAGGGGCGATGGCGATTGGCTATTTCGTCTACTCTAAATTCATCTGTGAAAAAATCTTTAAGGTTGATCCTAATTTCGTCACACCTTCCCATGCCATGCAGGATGGGGTGGATTACGTACCGACCAACAAATATGTGTTATGGGGGCACCACTTTACCTCTGTCGCCGGTGCGGCGCCGATTATTGGTCCCGCTATTGCGGTAATTTGGGGTTGGGTACCGGCGTTTTTATGGGTGACGCTGGGGACAATTTTCTTTGCTGGCGTTCATGATGCCGGTGCTATCTGGGCCAGTAACCGCAATAAAGCCAAGTCTATTGGTGCCGTTACCGGAGATGTCATCGGTTCCCGCGCGCGCTCTATCTTCATGGTGGTTATTTTCCTGGTGCTGCTGATGGTAAACGCCGTATTTGCGGTGGTAATTGCCAAGCAGCTGATTAACTTCCCCAGTGCGACAGTCCCGGTATGGGGGGCAATCGCGGTAGCGTTGATTGTGGGTCAGCTTATCTACCGTCAACACATCAATCTGCTGGTTGTGTCGGTTGTTGGGGTTATCGCGCTGTATGCGATGATCTATGTCGGCCCGATGATCCCGATTTCATTGCCTGAAATGGTGGGGCCACTGACTGATAACGAAAGCTGGATTATCTTATTATTCATCTACGCGGCAGTCGCTTCTCTACTGCCCGTATGGATGTTGCTGCAACCTCGTGACTACATTAATGGCATCCAGTTGTTTATCGGTCTGGGTCTGCTGTACGGTGCCGTCATTATTTCTGGTCCCGATGTGGTAGCGCCTGCGTTTAACACAAATGTACCGGAAGGAACACCATCGATTGTACCGCTGCTGTTCGTGACCATCGCTTGTGGCGCCATTTCCGGCTTCCATGGTCTGGTAGCCAGCGGCACGACGTCAAAACAGTTGGATAAAGAACCTGATCTGCGTTTCGTGGGGTACTTTGGTGCTATCGGTGAAGGCTCACTGGCATTGGCCGCAATTATTGCCTCTACCGCCGGCTTTGCCACCTTGGCTGACTGGCAGAATGTCTACCATTCATTTGGTCAAGGCGGGGTTGGTGCATTTATCCGTGGTGGTGCAAATATTCTGGAATCAGGTCTGGGCCTAGACGAAACCATGGCACAAACGCTGCTCACCGTAATGGTGGTTCTGTTTGCAGGAACCACCATGGATACTGGCTTGCGTTTACAGCGTTACATCTTCCAGGAATGGGGTGTCATTTACAAAATTGGCTGGATGAGTAAAGGCTCCATCGCCACGTTCCTGGCGGTAGGTTCCTGTCTGTTACTGGCATTTGGTGCAGGCGGTGATGGTGCAGGCGGCCTGTTGATTTGGCCGTTATTCGGTACCACTAACCAGTTGCTTGGCGGTCTGACACTGCTGGTGATCACCGTGATGCTGGTGAAACTGGGGCGGCCGATGATTTACACCCTGGCACCACTGGTGTTCCTGTTAGTCATGACTATCTCTGGTCTGGTGATCCAGCTCAAGGGCTTCTATGTCAAAGCTGACTGGTTCCTGTTCACGTTGGACCTGATTGTGTTGATTGCGGCAATCATCATTACGCTGGAATGTGTTGCGACATTAACCACAACCATTAAAGAGCGTAAAGCACAGGCCCAAGGAGACTAA
- a CDS encoding cory-CC-star protein, producing the protein MKLEKIRRLFRDFSLMAEEAYNAPFRSAIARARRDQDDLFMLLIFSEMMGVPNPASYYTLELQPIMLEKFHDWHLRMGMPHSPLDQFKCC; encoded by the coding sequence ATGAAACTGGAAAAGATCCGTCGTCTGTTTCGAGACTTCAGCCTGATGGCTGAAGAAGCCTATAACGCGCCATTTCGTTCGGCAATTGCACGAGCCAGGCGGGACCAGGACGATCTTTTCATGCTGCTGATTTTCTCCGAAATGATGGGCGTGCCCAATCCAGCCAGTTATTACACGTTGGAACTGCAGCCCATCATGCTGGAGAAATTTCACGACTGGCATCTGCGAATGGGCATGCCCCATTCGCCGCTTGACCAGTTTAAATGCTGTTAA
- a CDS encoding ArsA family ATPase encodes MDVLTDKQVIWVGGKGGVGKTTVSSALALLAASRNKKVLLVSTDPAHSLSDAFARHIGDSITRMAPNLDALEIDPDQEVQRHLDQVTSQLKRFTRPEMYGEIERQMRLTRQSPGAQEAALLERIANTIELGQQQYDLVIFDTAPTGHTLRLLSLPEAMAAWTQGLLKANERSEKLGAVLEHLTPKAGRDIDNPFEDPAEYATAGMDPRNKEIAETLLTRQRLLQRTREILQDKKRTALLFVLTPEKLPILETSRAVESLLAEKLPLAGLVVNRILPDSADGSFLAQRRAQERKHLQEIDQRFSQLPLYKLQLQPTDIEGLKGLEQMAKWLELSGL; translated from the coding sequence ATGGACGTTCTTACTGATAAACAAGTTATCTGGGTCGGTGGCAAAGGTGGCGTGGGTAAAACTACCGTGTCTTCTGCCTTGGCTTTGCTGGCCGCCAGTCGCAACAAAAAAGTGCTACTGGTCTCCACCGATCCGGCACATAGTCTGTCTGATGCCTTTGCCAGACACATTGGCGATAGCATTACCCGCATGGCCCCCAATCTGGATGCCTTGGAAATTGACCCTGATCAGGAAGTGCAGCGTCATCTGGACCAGGTCACCAGCCAACTCAAACGTTTTACCCGCCCCGAGATGTACGGCGAAATTGAACGACAGATGCGGCTTACTCGGCAGTCGCCAGGGGCTCAGGAAGCAGCACTGTTGGAACGAATAGCCAACACCATTGAACTGGGGCAACAGCAGTACGACTTAGTGATATTTGATACGGCGCCAACCGGGCATACGCTACGGTTGCTGAGTCTTCCGGAAGCCATGGCCGCCTGGACACAAGGACTGCTGAAAGCCAATGAACGCTCGGAAAAGCTCGGCGCCGTGCTGGAACACCTTACGCCAAAAGCTGGCCGCGATATCGATAATCCTTTTGAAGATCCGGCTGAATATGCCACAGCTGGCATGGACCCGCGTAACAAAGAGATTGCGGAAACGCTGTTAACCCGGCAACGATTATTGCAACGTACCCGGGAGATTTTGCAGGATAAAAAGCGTACTGCGCTGCTGTTTGTGCTGACACCAGAAAAGCTGCCAATTCTAGAAACCAGTCGTGCAGTAGAGAGTTTACTCGCTGAAAAGCTGCCATTGGCGGGGTTGGTGGTTAACCGTATCTTGCCTGATAGTGCTGATGGCAGTTTCCTAGCACAGCGACGGGCACAGGAACGTAAACATCTGCAGGAAATTGATCAACGCTTCAGTCAGCTGCCGCTATATAAGCTGCAACTGCAACCGACTGACATCGAAGGTCTGAAAGGTCTGGAACAGATGGCCAAATGGCTGGAACTATCCGGCTTGTAA
- a CDS encoding ABC-F family ATPase, whose protein sequence is MITTANITMQFGVKPLFENISVKFGEGNRYGLIGANGCGKSTFMKILSGELEPTSGNVSLDANERLGKLNQDQFAYEEFSVIDTVIMGHKELWQVKQERDRIYSLPEMSEEDGIKVAELEMEFAEMDGYTAESRAGELLLGVGIPLEQHFGLMSAVAPGWKLRVLLAQALFADPDILLLDEPTNNLDIDTIRWLQETLSQRNSTMIIISHDRYFLNSVCTHMADLDYGELRLYPGNYDEYMTAASQARERLLAENAKKKTQIAELQTFVARFSANASKAKQATSRARQIDKIKLDEVKASSRVNPYIRFEQDKKLFRNALIVENLSNGYDHPLFKDVNLIAEVGERIAILGENGAGKTTLVRTLIHELPQKEGTIQWSENSSIGYYAQDHADDFENEMNLFDWMSQWRREGDDDQAVRAVLGRMLFSADDIKKSVKVLSGGEQGRMLFGKLMLQKPNILVMDEPTNHLDMESIESLNNALEMYEGTLFFVSHDRAFVSSLANRIIEISGRGVTDFKGTYDEFLASKGIEN, encoded by the coding sequence GTGATCACAACCGCGAATATCACCATGCAGTTTGGCGTTAAGCCTCTGTTTGAAAACATCTCCGTCAAATTCGGTGAAGGCAACCGCTATGGCCTGATTGGCGCCAATGGGTGCGGTAAGTCCACCTTCATGAAAATCCTTTCCGGTGAGCTGGAGCCAACATCTGGCAACGTATCGCTGGACGCCAATGAACGTCTGGGCAAACTGAATCAGGATCAATTTGCTTACGAAGAATTCAGCGTCATTGATACAGTGATCATGGGCCATAAAGAATTATGGCAGGTGAAACAGGAGCGTGACCGCATCTATTCTTTGCCGGAAATGAGCGAAGAAGATGGCATTAAGGTCGCTGAACTGGAAATGGAGTTTGCTGAGATGGATGGTTACACCGCCGAGTCTCGTGCCGGCGAGTTGTTGCTAGGGGTTGGCATTCCGCTGGAACAGCATTTCGGCTTGATGAGTGCTGTAGCGCCCGGCTGGAAATTGCGTGTGTTGTTGGCGCAGGCACTGTTTGCTGACCCAGATATTCTGTTGCTCGACGAACCGACCAACAACTTGGATATCGATACTATCCGCTGGTTGCAGGAAACGCTGAGTCAGCGTAACAGCACCATGATCATCATTTCTCACGACCGTTACTTCCTGAACTCTGTGTGTACTCACATGGCGGATTTGGACTACGGTGAGCTGCGGCTTTATCCGGGCAACTATGATGAGTATATGACAGCTGCATCCCAAGCCCGTGAGCGTTTGTTGGCAGAAAATGCCAAGAAAAAGACGCAGATTGCTGAGTTGCAGACCTTCGTGGCCCGCTTCTCTGCTAACGCATCTAAGGCTAAACAGGCTACCTCTCGCGCCCGCCAGATCGATAAAATTAAGCTGGATGAAGTCAAGGCGTCTAGCCGTGTTAACCCCTATATCCGTTTTGAACAGGATAAGAAACTGTTCCGCAATGCCTTGATCGTCGAAAACCTCAGTAATGGTTACGATCATCCATTGTTTAAAGATGTTAATCTGATTGCTGAAGTGGGTGAGCGCATCGCCATCCTAGGTGAAAATGGCGCGGGTAAAACTACCCTGGTGCGCACCCTGATCCATGAATTGCCACAAAAAGAGGGCACTATTCAGTGGTCTGAAAACAGCAGTATTGGCTATTACGCGCAGGATCATGCGGATGATTTCGAAAACGAGATGAATCTGTTTGACTGGATGAGTCAGTGGCGCCGTGAAGGTGATGATGACCAGGCGGTACGTGCCGTATTAGGGCGGATGTTATTCAGTGCTGATGACATTAAAAAGTCAGTGAAAGTGTTATCCGGTGGGGAGCAGGGCCGTATGTTGTTCGGCAAGCTGATGTTGCAGAAGCCGAATATCCTGGTAATGGACGAACCGACCAACCACCTGGATATGGAATCCATTGAGTCACTTAACAACGCCTTGGAAATGTACGAAGGTACGCTGTTCTTCGTCTCCCATGACCGTGCATTTGTATCATCATTGGCAAACCGTATCATTGAAATTTCTGGCCGTGGTGTGACTGACTTTAAAGGTACTTACGATGAGTTCCTGGCGAGCAAAGGCATCGAAAACTGA
- a CDS encoding heavy metal translocating P-type ATPase yields MFVPDMSCASCVVKIEKAFANAGVDARVNLADKQVSAAKGVSVADAQQILASAGYRGEVVEDAANAMADKAAHDAKEYRTRIIQSVVTLGVGIPLMIWGMSGGDMTVHSDSSRWNWGAVSLLCLLLLISCGGHFYQGMWRALKAKSANMDTLIALGTGCAWLYSSAVVLFPNWFPEGTRHVYFEASVMIIGLINLGHSLELRARGKTSEAVQKLIGLQANTALLITDAGDQQTPIADLKPGDVLRLRPGDRVALDGEVVSGESLLDESMLTGEPMPVRKTREDTVSAGTINGDGTLTYRVTVGPKDTRLAKIIALVQEAQTSKMPIGRLTDKIAGVFVPVVVVIALLAAVLWYFFGPAPQLSHALVVLTSVLIIACPCALGLATPMSIMVAVGRAAQMGVLIKNGEALQTASNVSCVVLDKTGTITEGKPQLVAIHAIDTDELDEARLLQAVASLELQSGHPLAQAFLNAAKARGVDVIAPAAFEYRQGQGIVGTIGDDHWLLGNRKLLTAMDVTVDQTAQQQLDNAATLGQTPVLAAKNGKLEAILAISDPIRGDAKAALAALQQQGKKLVLLSGDNQHTANAVAKQLGIEQVIAGVMPDEKQAWVKKLQQQGEVVAMVGDGINDAPALAAADVGVALGTGTEVAIESADLTLLTPRLENLAQAFALSKATLSNIKQNLFGAFIYNSCGIPIAAGVLYPFFGVLLSPVIAGAAMALSSLTVVTNANRLRHQRLQ; encoded by the coding sequence ATGTTTGTGCCGGATATGAGCTGCGCCAGCTGTGTGGTAAAAATAGAAAAGGCATTTGCCAATGCGGGAGTTGACGCGCGTGTTAACCTGGCCGATAAACAGGTTAGCGCCGCAAAAGGTGTATCGGTTGCAGATGCCCAACAAATCCTGGCCAGTGCTGGCTACCGTGGTGAAGTGGTTGAAGACGCAGCCAACGCAATGGCGGATAAAGCCGCGCATGATGCCAAGGAATACCGTACGCGGATCATTCAGTCTGTCGTGACGCTTGGCGTCGGCATCCCGCTGATGATCTGGGGCATGAGCGGCGGCGACATGACAGTGCACAGCGATAGCTCGCGTTGGAACTGGGGCGCAGTATCGCTGTTGTGTTTACTGTTACTCATCAGTTGCGGTGGCCATTTTTACCAAGGCATGTGGCGTGCATTAAAAGCCAAAAGTGCCAATATGGATACCTTGATCGCGTTGGGAACCGGTTGCGCCTGGTTGTATTCTTCAGCGGTGGTGCTGTTCCCAAACTGGTTTCCTGAAGGGACTCGCCATGTTTATTTTGAAGCCAGCGTGATGATCATTGGTCTGATAAACCTGGGTCATTCACTGGAATTGCGTGCCCGCGGAAAAACCAGTGAGGCGGTACAAAAATTGATTGGTCTGCAAGCCAATACCGCATTACTGATCACCGATGCGGGAGACCAGCAGACGCCGATAGCTGACCTAAAGCCCGGCGATGTATTGCGCTTGCGCCCCGGTGATCGGGTGGCATTAGATGGTGAAGTCGTTAGTGGTGAGTCACTGCTGGACGAATCAATGCTGACTGGCGAGCCCATGCCGGTAAGAAAAACGCGTGAGGATACTGTTAGTGCCGGTACTATTAATGGTGATGGCACATTAACTTACCGTGTGACGGTTGGACCGAAAGATACCCGTCTAGCGAAAATTATCGCCTTAGTACAGGAAGCACAAACCTCGAAGATGCCCATCGGCCGTCTGACAGACAAAATCGCCGGGGTGTTTGTGCCGGTGGTCGTTGTTATCGCCCTATTGGCCGCGGTGCTTTGGTACTTTTTCGGACCAGCGCCTCAGCTGTCACATGCCTTAGTGGTCCTTACTAGTGTCCTCATCATTGCCTGTCCCTGCGCATTAGGTTTGGCAACGCCAATGTCAATTATGGTGGCAGTTGGCCGTGCGGCGCAGATGGGCGTATTGATCAAAAATGGCGAAGCATTGCAAACCGCCAGTAATGTCAGCTGTGTAGTGCTGGATAAAACGGGCACCATCACCGAAGGTAAACCGCAACTAGTTGCTATTCATGCCATAGATACTGATGAACTTGATGAAGCCCGTTTGCTTCAAGCAGTAGCAAGTTTAGAGCTGCAATCCGGTCATCCCCTGGCTCAGGCATTTCTCAACGCCGCGAAAGCCCGTGGGGTAGATGTGATAGCGCCAGCAGCATTTGAATATCGTCAGGGACAGGGCATAGTCGGCACTATTGGTGATGATCATTGGCTGTTGGGTAACCGTAAACTGCTAACCGCCATGGATGTCACTGTCGATCAGACTGCGCAGCAGCAACTGGATAATGCTGCTACGTTAGGACAAACACCGGTGCTGGCGGCCAAAAATGGCAAGCTGGAGGCCATTTTGGCCATCAGTGACCCAATTCGGGGGGATGCCAAGGCGGCGTTAGCGGCTTTGCAACAGCAAGGTAAAAAACTGGTGTTGTTGTCGGGGGATAATCAACATACGGCCAACGCGGTAGCCAAACAGTTAGGTATTGAGCAGGTTATCGCGGGTGTTATGCCGGATGAAAAGCAGGCGTGGGTAAAAAAGCTGCAACAGCAAGGTGAAGTGGTTGCCATGGTGGGCGATGGCATCAATGATGCGCCGGCGTTGGCGGCAGCCGATGTCGGTGTGGCGCTGGGAACCGGTACCGAAGTCGCGATTGAAAGTGCCGATCTGACATTGTTGACCCCACGACTGGAAAATTTAGCGCAGGCGTTTGCTTTATCCAAAGCGACCCTTAGCAACATCAAACAGAATCTGTTTGGTGCGTTTATTTACAACAGCTGTGGCATCCCTATTGCCGCAGGCGTGCTATATCCATTTTTTGGCGTGTTACTCAGTCCGGTAATCGCTGGTGCTGCCATGGCATTGTCGTCATTGACCGTCGTTACCAACGCTAATCGCTTACGCCATCAACGCCTGCAATAG
- the cueR gene encoding Cu(I)-responsive transcriptional regulator, translating to MKIGEVAKATGLSIKSIRYYHDIGLVQAERGDNGYREYSDAQLESLQFVQHCRELGFSIEECKDLLLLKHDPQRCASDVKRLASEHLKVLEQRMASLQALHAELSELVNQCHGGDSPECPIIEGLSGKSCCHH from the coding sequence ATGAAAATCGGTGAAGTCGCCAAAGCGACGGGATTAAGTATCAAGAGCATCCGTTATTACCACGATATCGGATTGGTACAGGCCGAACGCGGTGACAATGGCTACCGGGAATACAGTGACGCGCAACTCGAATCGCTGCAGTTTGTGCAGCATTGTCGCGAGTTGGGTTTTAGCATTGAAGAATGCAAAGATCTGCTACTACTGAAACATGATCCACAACGCTGTGCCAGTGATGTAAAACGACTCGCCAGTGAACATCTGAAAGTACTCGAGCAACGAATGGCCAGCCTGCAAGCACTGCACGCAGAATTAAGTGAGTTGGTGAACCAATGTCATGGTGGCGATTCTCCGGAGTGCCCCATCATTGAAGGACTTTCTGGAAAATCTTGTTGCCACCACTGA
- a CDS encoding S9 family peptidase, with amino-acid sequence MTFGSAVRILSMAALLALQISCSPQPAVEVNTSAPEEQHTMKTAAYGTWESPLTADDVFGQSVVLGQMQSVDGAIYFSESDPAQAGQIGIKRLDDNDKVVDVVPAAFGVGSRVHEYGGAPYLAIGNSVFASKMSDQLFYRIAPDQPPLALTPAGTRHADCISYPKGSRIICVREDHRGEGEAKASLVTINLNFAGEGDTFVEGHDFFSSPAINADNTQLAWVAWDHPNMPWDNTQLWVGDLNRKGQISNIRQIAPRHHGSLMQPMYAPDGQLYFIADYDNWWNLYRVTAAGGIEQVTQLKGEIGGPAWRFGQHAYAFENAHSVIFSYHQDGKVHLMRQDLTSGVSEELATDFASVGQVISADKGVYFMGAKSTPEHGIYKVSGRGTELVYAPAIKGLEPDYISRPVAVSFDTNERQQAYGYFYAPTNPQYVAPKDTKPPLLMMLHGGPTAAASSAYSSAIQYWTTRGFAVFDLNYRGSTGYGRQYRKSLYGKWGVADVDDAVNAVKYLVDEGWVDPDKVAIRGGSAGGFSVLAALAFHDTFKAGTSYFGISDIAVLAQETHKFESHYIDQLIGPYPAAKQIFHDRSPLYHLEGLNEPLLLLQGLDDKVVPPNQSELIYQAVKAKGVPTAFIGFEGEGHGFRKPANNIRSLQSELSFYGQVFGFTPAGELPVLPIDNAAALPKAAQH; translated from the coding sequence ATGACCTTTGGCTCTGCGGTGAGAATTCTGAGTATGGCGGCATTATTGGCGTTACAGATATCTTGTAGCCCTCAGCCAGCGGTAGAAGTAAACACCAGTGCCCCTGAAGAACAACATACGATGAAAACTGCGGCCTATGGTACTTGGGAATCCCCGTTAACTGCTGATGATGTGTTTGGACAATCGGTGGTGCTTGGGCAAATGCAAAGTGTCGATGGTGCAATTTATTTCAGTGAGTCTGATCCTGCGCAAGCTGGGCAGATAGGCATTAAACGTCTTGACGATAATGATAAAGTTGTTGATGTCGTTCCGGCAGCATTTGGTGTCGGTTCACGGGTTCATGAATATGGCGGTGCGCCGTATTTGGCGATTGGTAATAGTGTGTTTGCCAGCAAAATGTCCGATCAGCTGTTTTATCGTATCGCGCCCGATCAACCTCCGTTAGCGTTGACACCTGCGGGTACTCGGCATGCAGACTGTATCTCCTATCCCAAAGGTTCCCGTATTATCTGTGTCCGTGAAGATCACCGTGGTGAAGGTGAAGCTAAGGCCAGTCTGGTCACTATCAATCTGAATTTCGCCGGTGAAGGCGATACCTTCGTGGAAGGTCACGATTTTTTCAGCTCTCCGGCAATTAATGCGGATAACACACAGTTAGCGTGGGTAGCCTGGGACCATCCTAATATGCCATGGGATAACACACAGTTATGGGTAGGCGATCTCAACCGGAAAGGCCAGATTAGCAATATTCGACAAATTGCACCGCGACACCACGGGTCGCTGATGCAGCCAATGTATGCACCGGACGGCCAACTGTATTTTATTGCTGATTATGATAATTGGTGGAACCTCTATCGGGTAACTGCGGCGGGTGGCATTGAGCAAGTGACCCAACTCAAAGGTGAAATAGGGGGGCCAGCATGGCGCTTCGGTCAGCACGCTTATGCGTTTGAAAATGCCCATAGTGTCATTTTTAGTTATCACCAGGATGGCAAGGTCCATCTGATGCGTCAGGACCTGACCAGCGGTGTCAGCGAAGAGCTGGCGACTGATTTCGCCAGTGTTGGACAAGTCATCAGTGCTGACAAAGGTGTGTATTTTATGGGGGCAAAGTCGACACCGGAACATGGTATCTACAAGGTGTCTGGCCGTGGTACCGAATTAGTTTATGCCCCAGCTATCAAGGGATTAGAACCCGATTATATCTCGCGGCCGGTAGCGGTAAGTTTTGATACCAACGAGCGACAGCAAGCTTACGGTTATTTCTATGCGCCGACTAATCCACAGTATGTCGCGCCCAAAGATACCAAACCGCCGTTGCTGATGATGTTACACGGCGGACCCACGGCAGCCGCCAGCAGTGCCTATAGCAGCGCTATTCAGTATTGGACAACGCGCGGATTTGCGGTGTTTGACCTCAACTATCGGGGCAGCACTGGGTATGGTCGGCAATACCGTAAAAGCCTTTACGGCAAATGGGGTGTGGCGGATGTCGATGATGCGGTCAATGCCGTGAAGTACCTGGTGGATGAAGGATGGGTTGACCCCGACAAGGTTGCGATTCGCGGTGGCAGTGCTGGAGGTTTCAGTGTGTTAGCAGCTCTGGCATTCCATGATACGTTTAAAGCTGGCACCAGTTACTTTGGTATCAGTGATATCGCGGTGCTGGCGCAGGAAACACATAAATTTGAATCCCATTATATTGATCAGTTAATCGGCCCGTATCCTGCTGCAAAGCAGATTTTTCATGATCGGTCACCGCTGTATCATCTCGAAGGGCTGAATGAGCCGCTGCTTTTATTGCAGGGACTGGATGACAAAGTCGTGCCTCCCAATCAATCTGAGCTGATATATCAGGCAGTGAAAGCCAAAGGGGTACCCACCGCGTTTATCGGGTTTGAGGGGGAAGGGCACGGCTTCCGTAAACCGGCAAATAACATTCGTTCATTGCAATCCGAATTATCTTTTTATGGGCAGGTGTTTGGTTTCACTCCGGCAGGCGAGTTACCCGTATTGCCTATAGATAATGCGGCTGCATTACCCAAAGCAGCACAGCATTAA